A single genomic interval of Dysidea avara chromosome 6, odDysAvar1.4, whole genome shotgun sequence harbors:
- the LOC136258678 gene encoding uncharacterized protein, whose protein sequence is MSVPQAELDAMLESLKKTVAAFIDQDFDALANLYTEDCTLVPPGSVPLKGRAAVKGAVKEFSKFGVVGIKVSNEEQRPMGEYIFDTHESQALDKDNKVVDTMNVAMIWRKDDDGLWRILFEMANSQTPPKPPSS, encoded by the exons ATGTCAGTACCTCAAG CTGAATTGGATGCAATGTTGGAATCACTAAAGAAGACGGTTGCTGCGTTTATAGATCAGGACTTTGACGCACTTGCCAATCTCTACACTGAGGATTGTACACTCGTTCCTCCTGGGAGTGTACCATTAAAAGGACGAGCTG CTGTAAAAGGAGCAGTTAAGgaattttcaaaatttggagTTGTAGGAATAAAGGTTTCTAATGAAGAACAGCGTCCGATGGGTGAATATATCTTTGACACACATGAAAGTCAAGCTTTGGACAAAGACAACAAAGTAGTGGATACGATGAA TGTTGCCATGATTTGGCGCAAGGATGATGATGGATTATGGCGTATCTTGTTTGAAATGGCCAACAGTCAAACTCCTCCTAAGCCTCCTAGCAGCTAG
- the LOC136258855 gene encoding uncharacterized protein, with translation MSAERYEVVMTGDNYCGKSNIVERFQYSDSFELSNEPSWDHYFSFKLNINNKANELWVGDLTGSGWENQSLQLEICKNVHYAVGCMLVFDVTDEHSFNTIPVWLNKIIWATNPNKKVLLVGAKCDREKYRVISNDQAKALASQFGITYIETSAKTGYNINEAFKILLEQCFNGASVQIQHISGKTSVQIDIPDQQIYKHNPKNKKRNIKFLQQCLDKAKRQHRTVPVRFLKILLTGSGAAGKTSFSNLLLKKKYVTEHHSTNVVHANHAVSVSKAVIRSSSEVTWIELGFDLQISHLQSVLQPSSESPALIKNITKPDVQPPQSNAAHPGYTSSSDRQSVTKIDTIKQWFTRLFVGDSVKREHLLTFDNILESSRNQKTNNSSDSLVYQPDEVLNVITLLDTGGQPEYIHLLPTINIYHTVSFIVHDLSKKLDDQVLVKYSQHGKQMITPYHLNYSNIDMTKLLMSAVNDAAERSSHIPQLVSIPGTDKNSYLCLVGTHADQVTSDIVDDTASQLNSMVDTMKCQAMVWQNTNESVLFPVDNTTAGGTNEDPVANIIRNNIEQLISKKDVYDVPVTWMLLELEIQKFCTKEKRSNMSIQECVVLAKSSALISDAEEVKSVLRYYHLLGVLLYYEEVPGLCDYVITDYQWFFDKLSSVVCLTFQDGSSNRHAVQKLKYQGLLSKELFEHVTWTDNIRKEFFLLLLVHMKIIAPIIAEQNVSIVSLDKEEYFIPFILPTYPSKQKNNHLFTYSHMQGEPLLIRFQSGFLPRGVFCCLVVELLQNPPAGWHPHFSKGDTHHTFRNLITFSLPNAYSLSLFDGISHLEVQIRHPQEKFSSIHFEVYKSLVGALTEVCHHLNFDHNRLQYGFLCQSCSDSPDDHIAIVPVVTPSLRYAECSINSTQHVQLISSHLMWLFPFDQVMAISKDQCSPNSTQTDDCDHLPELAPLSLSNSDQPAMKRPVMRILHEIVIPRVAAHWSILADYLEYELEYKQLIQKKCNSDPLECCVMLLEDWLTSKRGVSPKSWRVLIKILREIKVLTSAAEKIKEDLINAGVMVS, from the exons ATGTCTGCAGAGAGATATGAGGTGGTAATGACTGGTGATAACTATTGTGGTAAATCCAATATTGTTGAACGATTTCAGTACTCTGATTCTTTTGAACTTAGCAATGAGCCTAGTTGGGATCATTACTTTTCCTTCAAACTGAATATTAACAACAAAGCTAACGAACTTTGGGTTGGGGATTTGACTGGAAGTGGATGGGAGAATCAAAGCCTCCAACTTGAAATTTGCAAAAATGTTCATTATGCGGTTGGCTGTATGTTAGTATTTGATGTCACTGACGAACATTCTTTTAATACTATTCCAGTATGGCTGAATAAAATCATTTGGGCAACGAATCCTAATAAAAAAGTTTTACTTGTAGGGGCTAAGTGTGATAGGGAAAAATACCGTGTCATCTCTAATGATCAAGCTAAAGCACTTGCAAGTCAGTTTGGTATCACATATATTGAGACAAGTGCCAAAACAGGCTACAATATCAATGAagcttttaaaattttattggaACAGTGTTTTAATGGTGCCAGTGTTCAAATACAGCACATTTCTGGAAAAACATCTGTCCAAATTGACATTCCCGACCAACAGATATATAAACATAATCCCAAAAACAAGAAAAGAAATATTAAATTTCTACAGCAATGTTTAGACAAAGCCAAAAGGCAGCATAGAACTGTTCCAGTAAGATTTCTCAAAATACTATTGACAGGATCTGGGGCAGCAGGTAAAACCAGTTTTAGTAATTTGTTACTAAAGAAAAAGTATGTCACAGAACACCACAGCACTAATGTTGTACATGCTAATCATGCAGTTTCAGTTTCTAAAGCTGTTATTAGGTCATCTTCAGAAGTTACTTGGATTGAGCTTGGGTTTGATCTTCAAATAAGTCATCTTCAGTCTGTTTTACAACCCTCTTCTGAATCACCAGCATTGATAAAAAATATAACCAAACCCGACGTCCAGCCACCTCAATCAAATGCAGCACATCCAGGTTACACCTCTAGCTCTGATAGGCAAAGTGTTACAAAGATTGACACAATAAAGCAGTGGTTTACTAGACTGTTTGTGGGGGATTCAGTCAAAAGAGAACATTTATTAACGTTTGATAACATTCTTGAGAGCAGCCGTAACCAAAAAACTAACAATAGCTCTGATTCACTAGTCTACCAGCCTGATGAGGTGCTGAATGTTATTACTTTGCTGGATACTGGTGGCCAGCCTGAGTATATCCATTTACTGCCCACCATTAATATATATCACACGGTCAGCTTCATTGTTCATGATTTATCAAAGAAACTTGATGATCAGGTATTGGTGAAGTACAGTCAACATGGCAAACAAATGATCACACCATATCATTTGAACTATTCTAATATTGACATGACCAAACTGCTAATGTCAGCTGTCAATGATGCTGCAGAAAGATCCTCTCATATACCACAATTGGTCTCAATTCCCGGCACTGATAAGAACTCATATTTGTGCCTGGTGGGTACTCATGCAGATCAAGTAACATCAGATATAGTTGATGACACTGCAAGCCAACTTAACAGTATGGTAGACACCATGAAGTGTCAAGCAATGGTATGGCAGAATACAAATGAAAGTGTATTGTTTCCAGTAGACAACACTACTGCTGGTGGAACAAATGAAGATCCAGTGGCAAACATAATCAGAAATAACATAGAGCAATTGATCTCAAAGAAAGATGTGTATGATGTTCCTGTTACTTGGATGCTGCTAGAGTTAGAAATTCAAAAGTTTTGCACCAAAGAAAAACGATCAAACATGTCCATCCAAGAGTGCGTTGTATTAGCTAAATCCAGTGCACTAATCAGTGATGCGGAGGAAGTTAAAAGTGTTCTCAGGTATTATCATCTGTTAGGAGTCCTGTTGTATTATGAGGAAGTTCCTGGTTTGTGTGATTATGTCATCACAGATTATCAGTGGTTTTTTGACAAGCTGAGCAGTGTCGTGTGCCTTACATTCCAGGATGGATCCAGTAACCGTCATGCTGTCCAGAAGTTGAAATATCAAGGATTGCTTTCCAAAGAGCTATTTGAGCATGTTACTTGGACAGATAATATCAGAAAAGAATTCTTTTTGCTGCTTCTAGTTCATATGAAGATTATTGCTCCTATCATTGCAGAACAGAATGTTTCTATAGTGAGTCTGGATAAAGAAGAATATTTCATACCATTTATTCTGCCAACGTATCCATCTAAGCAAAAGAACAATCATCTCTTTACTTATAGTCATATGCAAGGTGAGCCATTATTGATCAGATTTCAGTCAGGCTTTCTACCCAGAGGAGTCTTCTGTTGTTTGGTTGTTGAACTGCTCCAAAATCCACCAGCTGGCTGGCATCCTCACTTCTCAAAAGGAGACACTCATCATACTTTCAGGAACCTCATAACATTCAGTTTACCCAATGCTTATTCTCTGTCCTTGTTTGATGGTATATCTCATTTGGAAGTACAGATCAGACACCCTCAAGAAAAATTTTCCTCTATCCATTTTGAAGTGTACAAGAGTTTGGTCGGTGCATTAACTGAAGTTTGTCATCACCTGAACTTTGATCACAACAGATTACAGTATGGTTTCCTGTGTCAGTCATGTAGTGATAGTCCTGATGACCACATTGCTATTGTTCCTGTTGTGACTCCTTCATTACGTTATGCTGAGTGTAGCATTAATAGTACACAACATGTACAATTGATCTCATCACATCTGATGTGGCTTTTTCCTTTTGATCAAGTTATGGCAATAAGTA AAGATCAATGCTCCCCAAACAGTACCCAAACTGATGACTGTGACCATCTACCAGAATTAGCACCCCTGTCTCTGTCAAACAGTGACCAACCTGCTATGAAGAGACCAGTCATGAGAATACTACATGAAatagtaataccaagagtagCAGCTCACTGGAGCATATTAGCTGATTATTTGGAATATGAACTTGAGTACAAACAGTTAATACAGAAGAAGTGCAACAGTGACCCTTTGGAGTGTTGTGTGATGTTGCTAGAAGATTGGTTGACCAGCAAACGAGGGGTCTCCCCCAAGTCTTGGAGAGTTTTGATTAAGATTCTGAGGGAAATAAAGGTCCTGACTTCAGCAGCAGAAAAGATAAAAGAAGACCTAATAAATGCTGGAGTAATGGTATCCTAA